A genomic region of Thunnus albacares chromosome 4, fThuAlb1.1, whole genome shotgun sequence contains the following coding sequences:
- the LOC122981449 gene encoding pyruvate dehydrogenase [acetyl-transferring]-phosphatase 1, mitochondrial-like: protein MLGRTGTFSGRCRFELQQCRSLSSPPSPPSHPELHGLHYPAASGSRKYRMGQEAGQISSAQINRILKANEYSHTFPRGPASHGVLGFHSNVLPSNHPGEDRRSSATCLPGRGGVLFGVFDGHAGAACAHAVSQRLFYYIAVAALPLRTLAELERAVEEERAVPPLLEWHKHPQDHSCPDGGATSFHSLRNYWQERLEGEDEEDEEDDQDGGRLSSALVNAFRRLDYDLSVEAQVHLSASSSRRVSLPGEASSPLRVALSGCTACVAHVSNGVLHVANLGDSRAVLGVQDPDGRWSAVSLTNDHNAQNPDELQRILGEHPPSERRTAVRHDRLLGLLLPFRAFGDVRFKWSADMLSQIYETRPDVLSVVNEAARTLPPHYLTPPYLSARPEVTRHHITPSDKFLVLATDGLWELMHRQTVVQLVGEQLTGLQQQRPIIPGVGVTLGGLQRLLLERKGRVLSVLEDLNAATHLLRHALGDDGYGAVALNRLTKMLSLPADLARRYRDDITVTVVHLNEPDL from the exons ATGCTGGGACGAACTGGAACCTTCAGTGGACGTTGCAGGTTCGAGCTCCAGCAGTGCCGCTCTCTCTCGTCCCCCCCGTCCCCCCCCTCTCACCCTGAGCTCCATGGACTCCATTACCCAGCAGCCAGCGGGAGCAGGAAGTACAGGATGGGGCAGGAGGCGGGACAGATCAGCTCAGCTCAGATCAACCGCATCTTAAAG GCCAACGAGTACAGTCACACCTTCCCCAGAGGCCCCGCCTCCCACGGTGTCCTTGGTTTCCATAGCAACGTGTTGCCGTCCAACCACCCCGGTGAGGACCGTCGCAGCAGCGCCACCTGCCTGCCGGGCCGTGGCGGCGTGCTGTTCGGCGTGTTTGACGGGCACGCGGGCGCAGCGTGCGCGCACGCCGTCAGCCAGAGGCTGTTCTACTACATCGCGGTAGCGGCGCTGCCGCTCCGGACGCTGGCGGAGCTGGAGCGGGCGGTGGAGGAGGAACGGGCCGTACCGCCGCTACTGGAGTGGCACAAACATCCCCAAGACCACAGCTGCCCCGACGGAGGAGCGACCTCCTTCCACAGCCTCCGAAACTACTGGCAGGAGAGGCTGGagggggaggatgaggaggacgaGGAAGATGACCAG gaTGGCGGCAGGTTGAGTTCAGCGCTGGTCAACGCTTTCCGTCGCCTCGACTACGACCTGTCTGTGGAGGCCCAGGTCCACCTGTCCGCATCCTCATCCAG ACGGGTGTCCCTCCCCGGGGAGGCGTCCTCCCCCCTGCGGGTGGCGCTGTCCGGCTGCACGGCCTGCGTCGCCCACGTCTCCAACGGCGTCCTGCACGTGGCCAACCTGGGGGACAGCCGGGCCGTGCTGGGCGTCCAGGATCCGGACGGGCGCTGGTCGGCGGTCAGCCTCACCAACGACCACAACGCACAGAACCCCGACGAGCTGCAAAGGATTCTGGGAGAGCACCCGCCGTCGGAGCGCAGGACGGCGGTCCGCCACGACCGCCTGCTGGGTCTGCTGCTGCCGTTCAGGGCGTTCGGCGACGTCCGCTTCAAATGGAGCGCAGACATGCTGAGTCAAATCTACGAAACCCGACCGGACGTCCTGTCTGTGGTCAACGAGGCGGCCCGCACGCTCCCACCGCACTACCTGACCCCGCCGTACCTGAGCGCCCGGCCGGAGGTCACCCGACACCACATCACACCCTCTGACAAGTTCCTGGTCCTGGCGACCGACGGACTCTGGGAGCTGATGCACCGGCAGACGGTCGTCCAGCTGGTTGGAGAACAACTGACAG GTCTTCAGCAGCAGAGACCCATAATTCCCGGCGTGGGAGTGACGCTGGGCGGCCTGCAGCGCCTCCTGCTGGAGAGGAAGGGGCGGGTTCTGTCAGTGCTGGAGGACCTGAACGCCGCCACCCACCTGCTTCGCCACGCCCTGGGGGACGACGGGTACGGAGCGGTGGCGCTGAACCGCCTGACCAAGATGCTGAGCCTGCCGGCAGACCTGGCCAGGAGGTACCGCGATGACATCACCGTCACCGTCGTCCACCTGAACGAGCCCGACCTTTGA